One Shewanella sp. MR-4 DNA window includes the following coding sequences:
- the zapE gene encoding cell division protein ZapE — translation MPQLSPWQHYQKDLTRDGFSHDPAQEMAVKALQRVYEDLTAAEAPSSLLGKLLTSFGLKSAPVAPKGLYLWGGVGRGKTYLMDTFFDALPGNQKLRAHFHRFMHQLHLDLDELKGTRDPLLVIAKQMAAKYRVICFDEFFVSDITDAMLLGTLFQALFKEGVVLVATSNIIPDDLYKNGLQRARFLPAIALINQHCEVLNVDSGIDYRLRTLEQAEIYHHPLDEQADTNLLRYFRQLAPEAEVSTDAIEIEGRAISIRQQAQGVLLADFRALCDGPRSQRDYMELARIYHTVLVSGIEQMGAFLTGDDIARRFLAMVDEFYERNVKLIVSAQVPLEEIYADGLLSFEFRRCRSRLIEMQSHDYLKSEHLP, via the coding sequence GTGCCCCAGTTAAGCCCTTGGCAGCATTACCAAAAAGATCTTACTCGTGATGGTTTTTCCCATGATCCCGCGCAGGAAATGGCCGTAAAGGCGCTGCAACGCGTCTACGAGGATTTAACCGCTGCCGAAGCGCCAAGCTCATTATTAGGCAAGTTGTTGACCTCCTTTGGCCTTAAGTCTGCGCCTGTCGCGCCTAAGGGATTGTATCTGTGGGGCGGTGTCGGTCGCGGCAAAACCTATTTGATGGACACTTTTTTTGATGCGCTGCCAGGTAATCAAAAACTAAGGGCGCACTTTCACCGCTTTATGCATCAACTGCATTTGGACCTGGATGAGCTCAAAGGTACGCGCGATCCCTTGTTAGTGATTGCCAAACAAATGGCGGCTAAATATAGAGTCATTTGTTTTGATGAGTTTTTTGTCTCTGATATCACCGACGCCATGTTGCTTGGCACCTTATTCCAAGCCCTCTTTAAAGAAGGTGTGGTATTAGTCGCCACTTCAAATATTATTCCCGATGATTTGTATAAAAACGGATTGCAACGGGCGCGATTCCTTCCCGCGATCGCCTTGATCAATCAGCATTGTGAAGTGCTCAATGTGGATTCGGGTATCGACTATCGTCTACGCACACTGGAGCAGGCCGAGATTTATCACCATCCACTCGATGAACAGGCCGATACTAACTTGCTGCGTTATTTCCGTCAGTTAGCCCCCGAGGCCGAAGTGTCAACCGACGCGATAGAGATTGAAGGGCGAGCAATCAGCATACGTCAACAGGCGCAAGGCGTGTTGCTCGCGGATTTCAGGGCCTTATGCGATGGTCCCCGTAGTCAGCGGGATTATATGGAGCTGGCGCGGATTTATCATACCGTGTTGGTGAGTGGCATCGAACAAATGGGCGCGTTTTTAACGGGTGATGATATCGCCAGACGTTTCTTAGCCATGGTGGATGAGTTTTACGAGCGCAACGTTAAGTTGATCGTTTCCGCGCAGGTGCCGCTGGAAGAGATTTACGCCGATGGCTTATTGAGTTTTGAATTTAGACGCTGCCGCTCTCGCTTAATCGAAATGCAATCCCACGATTACTTAAAATCAGAGCATTTACCTTAG
- the rplM gene encoding 50S ribosomal protein L13 — protein sequence MKTFTATPETVTRDWFVVDADGKTLGRIATEIALRLRGKHKPEYTPHVDTGDYIIVINAEKVTVTGNKAQGKTYYSHSGFPGGIKQISFEKLQAHKPEMIIEKAVKGMLPKGPLGRAMFRKLKVYAGAEHNHAAQQPQVLDI from the coding sequence ATGAAGACTTTTACTGCTACACCAGAAACTGTAACTCGTGACTGGTTCGTCGTTGATGCAGACGGCAAAACTTTAGGTCGTATCGCTACCGAAATCGCTCTGCGTTTACGCGGTAAGCACAAGCCTGAATACACTCCTCACGTTGACACTGGTGATTACATCATCGTTATCAACGCTGAGAAAGTTACTGTTACTGGTAACAAAGCGCAAGGCAAGACGTACTACTCGCACTCAGGCTTCCCTGGTGGCATTAAGCAAATCAGCTTTGAAAAGCTGCAAGCTCATAAGCCAGAAATGATCATCGAGAAAGCAGTTAAGGGTATGTTACCAAAAGGTCCTCTGGGCCGTGCCATGTTCCGTAAACTGAAAGTTTACGCTGGCGCAGAACATAACCACGCTGCACAACAACCTCAAGTTCTTGATATCTAA
- a CDS encoding DUF4144 domain-containing protein translates to MTQVKMADIEWPAVVKLTQNDELLYLAHQRDWLELACLYQHQFIDTDLLLDSLGNQYLIRATPSTIHEDPIGELPKLLKQEQKLPLTDFIKWVQKHANAIGQCCVAKLAFTTLAQGMEIVRSLDD, encoded by the coding sequence ATGACTCAAGTGAAAATGGCAGACATTGAATGGCCTGCGGTAGTCAAACTCACTCAAAATGACGAACTACTCTACCTCGCACATCAGCGGGATTGGTTAGAGCTTGCCTGCCTGTATCAGCACCAATTTATCGACACGGATCTGTTACTCGACAGTCTCGGTAACCAATATCTGATCCGCGCCACCCCAAGCACCATTCATGAAGATCCCATAGGTGAACTGCCTAAGCTACTAAAACAAGAGCAAAAATTGCCGCTTACCGACTTTATCAAATGGGTACAAAAGCATGCCAATGCCATAGGCCAGTGTTGCGTCGCCAAGTTAGCCTTCACCACCTTGGCCCAAGGGATGGAAATCGTTCGCAGCTTAGATGACTAA
- a CDS encoding DUF2065 domain-containing protein has protein sequence MSLQLFMVAVALVLILEGVGPLLFPNKWRRYLNELSNQNQQVLRRMGGSLVTAGLVILIIFS, from the coding sequence ATGAGCTTACAGTTATTTATGGTGGCGGTGGCACTGGTGCTGATTTTAGAGGGCGTGGGGCCTTTGTTATTCCCCAATAAATGGCGCCGATATTTAAACGAACTTTCCAATCAAAATCAGCAAGTTTTGCGTCGAATGGGTGGCTCATTGGTCACTGCTGGGCTAGTCATTTTGATTATTTTTTCATAA
- the degS gene encoding outer membrane-stress sensor serine endopeptidase DegS — translation MTIKETLLYLGKAVLFGLIMAAMFLLVTHYFDNKNLGSSLLQNRGNNTVELSFAKAVRRAAPAVVNIYSLSIDQSRPLNSGSLQGLGSGVIMSKEGYILTNYHVIKKADEIVVALQDGRKFTSEVVGFDPETDLSVLKIEGDNLPTVPVNLDSPPQVGDVVLAIGNPYNLGQTITQGIISATGRNGLSSGYLDFLQTDAAINAGNSGGALIDTNGSLIGINTAAFQVGGEGGGHGINFAIPIKLAHSIMGKLIKNGRVIRGALGISGEPINPVIAQILNLPDLKGVVIMSVDPNGPAARAQLQPRDVIIKYDGEDVPGVEMLMDRIAETTPGKKIMMTVIRQGKEQVLPVIIDEKVVVDN, via the coding sequence ATGACAATAAAAGAAACCCTGTTATATCTCGGTAAAGCCGTGCTCTTCGGCCTTATCATGGCGGCCATGTTTTTGTTAGTTACACACTACTTCGACAATAAAAATCTCGGCAGCTCGTTACTGCAAAACCGGGGTAATAACACGGTCGAACTCTCCTTTGCTAAGGCCGTACGCCGCGCCGCCCCTGCCGTAGTCAATATTTATAGCTTAAGTATCGATCAGAGCCGTCCGCTAAACTCTGGCTCCCTCCAAGGCCTAGGCTCTGGGGTGATCATGAGTAAAGAAGGCTATATTCTCACGAATTATCATGTGATTAAAAAAGCCGATGAAATTGTGGTGGCACTCCAAGATGGCCGCAAATTCACCTCGGAAGTCGTAGGGTTTGATCCCGAAACCGATCTTTCTGTGCTTAAGATCGAAGGCGATAATCTTCCAACAGTGCCAGTCAATCTCGACAGCCCACCGCAGGTTGGGGATGTGGTATTAGCGATTGGTAACCCCTATAACCTCGGCCAAACCATTACCCAAGGCATTATCAGCGCCACGGGTCGTAACGGCTTAAGTTCTGGTTATTTAGACTTCTTACAGACAGATGCCGCAATTAACGCCGGTAACTCAGGCGGCGCCTTAATCGACACTAATGGTAGCCTGATTGGTATCAACACCGCCGCCTTCCAAGTGGGCGGCGAAGGTGGCGGCCACGGGATTAACTTCGCGATCCCGATTAAACTGGCCCACAGCATTATGGGTAAACTGATTAAAAATGGTCGAGTGATCCGTGGTGCCTTAGGGATCTCTGGCGAACCGATTAACCCTGTCATTGCACAAATCCTCAATCTGCCCGATTTAAAAGGTGTGGTCATTATGAGTGTAGATCCCAATGGCCCCGCGGCACGGGCGCAGCTACAACCAAGGGATGTGATCATCAAATACGATGGCGAAGATGTGCCAGGGGTCGAAATGCTGATGGATAGAATTGCCGAAACCACGCCCGGCAAGAAAATCATGATGACGGTTATTCGCCAAGGCAAAGAGCAAGTATTGCCGGTGATTATCGATGAGAAGGTCGTCGTCGATAATTAA
- the rpsI gene encoding 30S ribosomal protein S9 has translation MAATQYYGTGRRKTSTARVFAKAGSGNIVVNQRPLDQYFGRETARMVVRQPLELVEMTDKLDIYVTVKGGGITGQAGAIRHGITRALMQLDEALRPSLRSAGFVTRDARKVERKKVGLRKARRKPQFSKR, from the coding sequence ATGGCTGCAACTCAGTACTACGGCACTGGCCGTCGCAAAACCTCTACAGCACGCGTATTCGCTAAAGCTGGTAGTGGCAACATCGTTGTAAATCAACGTCCTTTGGACCAATACTTTGGTCGTGAAACTGCTCGTATGGTTGTTCGTCAACCATTAGAGTTAGTTGAAATGACTGACAAGCTGGACATCTATGTAACTGTTAAAGGCGGTGGTATCACTGGCCAAGCAGGTGCAATCCGTCACGGTATCACTCGTGCTCTGATGCAATTAGATGAAGCTCTGCGTCCATCATTACGTTCTGCTGGTTTCGTAACCCGTGACGCTCGTAAAGTTGAGCGTAAGAAAGTGGGTCTACGTAAAGCACGTCGTAAGCCACAATTCTCTAAGCGTTAA
- the degQ gene encoding Do family serine endopeptidase DegQ, with product MKTKLSVLSAAMLAATLTMMPAVSQAAIPQSVEGQSIPSLAPMLERTTPAVVSVAVSGTHVSKQRVPDVFRYFFGPNAPQEQVQERPFRGLGSGVIIDADKGYIVTNNHVIDGADDIQVGLHDGREVKAKLIGTDSESDIALLQIEAKNLVAIKTSDSDELRVGDFAVAIGNPFGLGQTVTSGIVSALGRSGLGIEMLENFIQTDAAINSGNSGGALVNLKGELIGINTAIVAPGGGNVGIGFAIPANMVKNLVAQIAEHGEVRRGVLGISGRDLDSQLAQGFGLDTQHGGFVNEVTAGSAAEKAGIKAGDIIVSVDGRAIKSFQELRAKVATMGAGAKVELGLIRDGDKKTVNVTLGEASQTTEKAAGAVHPMLQGASLENASKGVEITEVAQGSPAAMSGLQKGDVIVGINRSAVKDLKSLKEQLKDQEGAVALKILRGKSLLYLVLR from the coding sequence ATGAAAACGAAACTATCTGTACTTTCAGCCGCAATGTTAGCCGCAACTCTGACAATGATGCCCGCTGTCTCACAGGCGGCTATTCCGCAATCTGTTGAGGGTCAATCCATTCCAAGTCTTGCGCCTATGTTAGAGCGCACGACCCCCGCCGTGGTTTCCGTGGCGGTATCTGGCACGCACGTCTCCAAACAACGTGTACCCGATGTGTTCCGTTATTTCTTCGGCCCCAATGCACCGCAGGAACAAGTACAAGAACGCCCTTTTAGAGGCTTAGGCTCAGGCGTAATAATCGACGCGGATAAAGGTTATATCGTCACCAACAACCATGTGATCGACGGTGCCGATGATATCCAGGTCGGTCTGCACGATGGCCGTGAAGTCAAAGCCAAGCTGATTGGTACCGACTCAGAGTCCGACATTGCCTTGCTGCAAATCGAAGCGAAAAATCTAGTCGCAATCAAAACCTCAGATTCTGATGAACTGCGCGTGGGTGACTTTGCCGTCGCCATTGGTAACCCCTTTGGTTTAGGTCAAACCGTCACATCAGGGATCGTCAGCGCCCTAGGCCGTAGCGGTTTAGGCATTGAAATGCTTGAAAACTTTATCCAAACCGACGCTGCGATTAACAGCGGCAACTCGGGTGGTGCGCTAGTAAACCTGAAAGGTGAGCTGATCGGTATTAACACCGCCATCGTAGCGCCTGGCGGTGGTAACGTGGGTATCGGTTTTGCGATCCCCGCCAATATGGTGAAAAACCTCGTGGCACAAATTGCCGAGCACGGTGAAGTGCGCCGTGGCGTACTGGGGATTTCGGGCCGCGACCTAGATAGCCAACTCGCCCAAGGTTTTGGTTTAGATACCCAGCACGGTGGGTTTGTGAATGAAGTTACCGCGGGCAGCGCAGCTGAAAAAGCCGGCATCAAAGCGGGTGATATTATCGTCAGTGTCGATGGCCGTGCGATTAAATCGTTCCAAGAGCTGCGTGCGAAAGTCGCGACTATGGGCGCTGGTGCTAAGGTTGAACTGGGACTTATCCGCGATGGCGATAAGAAAACCGTGAATGTCACCTTAGGTGAAGCAAGCCAAACCACTGAAAAAGCTGCAGGTGCTGTGCACCCCATGTTACAAGGTGCCTCGCTAGAAAACGCTTCGAAAGGGGTGGAAATTACTGAGGTGGCCCAAGGCTCGCCTGCGGCAATGAGTGGCTTACAAAAAGGCGATGTGATTGTCGGTATTAACCGTTCGGCGGTGAAAGATCTGAAATCACTCAAGGAGCAGCTCAAAGATCAAGAAGGCGCTGTCGCCCTGAAGATCCTCCGTGGTAAGAGCTTGTTGTACTTAGTGCTGCGTTAA
- a CDS encoding DUF342 domain-containing protein, whose product MLAPELLELSSDKTKAELRLIPNEHGPITREDVMRLLSVPEFAALFPLEPAIDKVIAQTNSLCHQEDGKYELFAVLAERRDGSVKIELSQDKMQATMILTAPWGGKAVDLPEILTQLKKDNVCMGLSKLKIQTLLQKMTKLKPGESCQSEIAQGKAAINGQNAVLERKVSLARERLLQPQEREDGTVDMRNLGAMIMVKPNDLLMIKHPATEGSPGYNIKGEVLKQKPGKDLVLQPGTGTDFHPKDPNKLIATVAGQPVETRTGMNVDDVLQLKDVDISTGHINFKGSILITGDVHEGMMVKSSGDITVMGFVDSATLEADGDITVSKGVIGRQVRVNEFSTNITAQGQISAQFVQYSQLTAKGNILITKQLLHSNTKTAGTLTVSDQSGRRGDLVGGVVHAEKGLTAVVIGATAGTKTEVYCAMEQGELKQNLKQLEESVHAMVVATLDIEARLKKLPPKSEWQSDPIMIEQIKMMLDEKNRILAERSREELEFDSLKQEVEHYYDKYRIDVIKHVFLNAEFHIGQANHRSTREHGTCSITNLNQEINFDYNAKPKAQAASH is encoded by the coding sequence ATGTTGGCCCCTGAACTTCTTGAGCTAAGCAGTGATAAAACCAAGGCGGAATTACGCTTGATTCCGAATGAACATGGGCCCATCACCCGTGAGGATGTGATGCGTTTATTATCCGTGCCTGAGTTTGCCGCCCTATTCCCCCTCGAGCCTGCGATAGATAAAGTTATCGCGCAAACCAATTCTCTATGCCATCAAGAAGATGGTAAATACGAGCTATTTGCCGTATTGGCAGAGCGCCGCGATGGCAGCGTAAAAATCGAGCTCAGCCAAGATAAAATGCAAGCCACCATGATCTTAACCGCCCCTTGGGGAGGTAAAGCCGTCGATTTACCCGAAATCCTCACGCAGCTTAAAAAAGACAATGTTTGCATGGGCTTAAGTAAGCTTAAGATCCAAACCTTGCTGCAAAAAATGACCAAGTTAAAACCGGGTGAAAGCTGCCAGAGTGAAATCGCTCAAGGTAAGGCCGCGATCAATGGTCAAAATGCGGTGCTGGAGCGTAAGGTTTCCCTCGCCCGTGAACGCCTATTGCAGCCGCAGGAGCGGGAAGACGGCACAGTGGATATGCGCAACCTTGGCGCAATGATCATGGTCAAGCCCAACGATCTGCTAATGATTAAGCATCCCGCGACCGAAGGTTCTCCCGGCTATAACATTAAAGGCGAAGTCCTTAAGCAAAAACCGGGGAAAGATCTGGTGCTACAACCCGGTACTGGTACCGACTTCCACCCGAAAGATCCCAATAAACTCATCGCCACAGTGGCAGGCCAACCCGTTGAAACCCGCACAGGCATGAATGTCGATGACGTGCTTCAGCTGAAAGATGTGGATATCAGTACCGGCCATATCAACTTTAAAGGCAGTATTTTAATCACGGGCGATGTGCACGAAGGCATGATGGTTAAAAGCTCAGGCGATATTACCGTGATGGGCTTTGTCGATTCTGCGACCCTTGAGGCCGATGGCGATATTACGGTGAGCAAGGGCGTGATTGGCCGCCAAGTCAGGGTGAATGAGTTCTCCACCAATATCACGGCTCAGGGGCAGATCAGCGCCCAATTCGTGCAATATTCCCAGTTAACGGCCAAGGGTAATATTCTGATCACTAAGCAATTACTCCACAGTAATACCAAAACCGCAGGCACGCTCACAGTGAGCGATCAGAGTGGCCGCCGTGGTGACTTAGTGGGTGGTGTCGTGCATGCCGAAAAGGGCCTCACCGCCGTCGTCATTGGCGCAACCGCAGGCACTAAAACCGAGGTGTACTGCGCCATGGAACAGGGCGAACTCAAGCAAAACCTCAAGCAGTTGGAGGAGAGCGTGCATGCAATGGTGGTGGCGACGCTGGATATCGAGGCTCGCCTGAAAAAACTGCCGCCGAAATCCGAATGGCAGAGTGACCCTATCATGATCGAACAGATCAAGATGATGCTCGATGAGAAGAATCGCATCTTAGCTGAACGTTCCCGTGAAGAATTAGAATTCGATAGCCTCAAACAGGAGGTTGAACACTACTATGACAAGTATCGTATCGATGTGATAAAGCACGTATTCCTCAATGCCGAGTTCCATATTGGTCAAGCCAATCACAGAAGCACTCGCGAACACGGTACTTGCTCAATCACCAATCTTAATCAAGAGATTAACTTCGATTACAACGCAAAACCTAAGGCGCAAGCGGCAAGCCATTAA
- the motX gene encoding flagellar protein MotX, with translation MQVFTLLSLRVVMLRTALVALLPLVSSMCFAETQAVDIYSQDQLLEMIRGEKYLARVKQDDCQLVQDIEARAEVLKQPLYQFLWGEMLNHGTCVKANAVKGMGLLQEAAEQGSPEAMVKLAEYYQSGKFVIRNKDRAVNYLLPAAASGSLAARMMLVRLYGEGYGSPRDYEMAYNWLYNNVFTDEATKKKALSLLQVLAAKMPASAVARAQQEHLRTR, from the coding sequence ATGCAAGTATTCACCCTATTGTCATTGAGAGTCGTTATGCTACGTACTGCATTAGTTGCGCTGCTGCCCTTAGTATCTTCAATGTGCTTTGCTGAAACACAGGCGGTGGATATTTATTCTCAAGATCAATTACTTGAAATGATCCGCGGCGAGAAATATCTGGCAAGAGTTAAGCAAGATGACTGTCAATTAGTGCAAGACATCGAAGCGCGCGCGGAAGTCTTAAAGCAGCCCCTGTATCAGTTTTTGTGGGGGGAAATGCTCAACCATGGTACCTGCGTAAAAGCCAATGCAGTCAAAGGGATGGGATTATTGCAAGAGGCGGCCGAGCAGGGCAGTCCAGAGGCCATGGTGAAACTTGCCGAATATTATCAAAGTGGTAAGTTTGTAATTCGTAATAAAGACCGTGCGGTCAATTATTTATTACCAGCGGCGGCGAGCGGCAGTTTAGCCGCGCGGATGATGTTGGTACGTTTATACGGTGAAGGTTATGGTAGTCCAAGGGATTACGAAATGGCCTATAACTGGTTATACAACAATGTATTTACCGATGAGGCAACTAAGAAAAAAGCCTTGTCATTACTGCAGGTGTTAGCCGCTAAAATGCCCGCCAGTGCAGTGGCGCGGGCCCAGCAAGAGCACTTGCGAACCCGTTGA
- a CDS encoding adenylosuccinate synthase, giving the protein MGKNVVVLGTQWGDEGKGKIVDLLTEQAKYVVRYQGGHNAGHTLVINGDKTVLHLIPSGILRDNVKCIIGNGVVLAPDALMKEIKMLKERGIPVEERLLISEACPLILPFHCALDIAREKARGNKAIGTTGRGIGPAYEDKISRRGLRVGDLFNAELFAEKLKEVMAYHNFMLTEYYKVDAVDYEQTLSDALALADYLKSMCVDVTELLDNARKAGEPILFEGAQGTLLDIDHGTYPFVTSSNTTAGGVATGSGFGPRHLDYVLGIMKAYTTRVGAGPFPTELLCEVGDHLGTKGHEFGATTGRKRRPGWLDAVAMRRAVQINSVSGFCLTKLDVLDGLKEVKICVGYQHSDGTISKVTPLAAEGYEQVTPVYETMPGWSESTFGATSLEQLPQAAINYIKRIEELLETPIDIISTGPDRNETMILVSPFN; this is encoded by the coding sequence ATGGGCAAAAACGTAGTTGTTCTCGGCACCCAATGGGGTGACGAAGGAAAAGGTAAGATTGTCGACCTTCTAACAGAACAGGCAAAATATGTAGTTCGCTACCAGGGCGGTCACAACGCGGGTCACACTCTTGTGATCAATGGCGATAAGACCGTACTTCATCTGATCCCATCAGGCATCCTACGCGACAATGTAAAATGCATTATCGGTAATGGTGTGGTGCTTGCACCTGACGCACTGATGAAAGAGATCAAAATGCTCAAAGAGCGCGGCATTCCGGTTGAGGAACGTCTACTGATCTCTGAAGCATGTCCGCTGATCCTACCATTCCACTGTGCCTTAGACATCGCTCGCGAAAAAGCGCGCGGTAACAAAGCTATTGGTACTACGGGTCGTGGTATTGGTCCTGCGTATGAAGATAAGATTTCCCGTCGCGGTCTGCGTGTTGGCGATCTGTTCAATGCTGAACTATTTGCTGAAAAGCTGAAAGAAGTTATGGCATATCATAACTTTATGCTGACAGAGTACTACAAAGTTGACGCCGTAGATTACGAGCAAACACTGAGCGACGCGTTAGCCTTAGCTGACTACCTGAAGAGCATGTGTGTTGACGTAACTGAACTCTTGGATAACGCGCGTAAAGCGGGTGAGCCAATTCTGTTCGAAGGTGCACAAGGTACACTGTTAGACATTGACCACGGTACTTATCCGTTTGTGACTTCGTCAAACACTACCGCAGGTGGTGTGGCGACAGGCAGCGGCTTTGGTCCACGTCATTTAGACTATGTCTTAGGTATTATGAAGGCATATACCACTCGTGTGGGTGCTGGTCCTTTCCCAACTGAACTCTTATGTGAAGTGGGCGACCATTTAGGGACTAAGGGTCATGAGTTTGGTGCGACTACCGGTCGTAAGCGTCGTCCTGGTTGGTTAGATGCAGTGGCAATGCGCCGCGCAGTACAAATCAACAGCGTAAGCGGCTTCTGCTTAACTAAGTTAGACGTACTCGATGGCCTGAAAGAAGTGAAGATCTGTGTGGGTTACCAACATTCAGATGGCACTATCTCTAAGGTTACGCCATTAGCGGCTGAAGGTTATGAGCAGGTCACGCCTGTTTATGAAACTATGCCAGGTTGGAGCGAGTCTACTTTCGGTGCGACCTCTTTAGAGCAGTTACCGCAAGCCGCTATCAACTACATCAAGCGTATTGAAGAGTTGTTAGAAACGCCGATCGACATCATTTCTACCGGTCCAGACCGTAATGAGACGATGATTTTAGTTAGCCCATTTAACTAA
- a CDS encoding site-2 protease family protein, giving the protein MELLKIDCLGKSLRLEGSLAGWQQLFWDNTLVSQKAASVENGGLKVHEFELTQHQSQLASNTGETQVIENKILVRLETDVVWQPFRFDYRLLVDEEVIAQGTRTEKDIERQTPEVPVTNPQKISFVGLASLGFKLLKSAKVIKVVLAGASVAAYSWLFSFQFALALIACLVFHEYGHIRAMKYFGMKTKGIYLIPFMGGLALSDEKINTRWQDVVISIMGPTFGLLMSIGSLIAYHMTDNVFFAGLAAFNALLNLFNLLPILPLDGGHILKSISFSMNSIMGLIACVIGAAFGVYISYTLGLALLGFLLLIGSLEIVFEWRTRHQSHLLPLDRYGQIFSTIWYLVTVAALVGIIWHLAGTGDDMLSLPLHILRS; this is encoded by the coding sequence TTGGAACTACTTAAGATTGACTGCTTAGGCAAATCACTGCGTTTAGAAGGCTCACTCGCAGGTTGGCAACAACTCTTTTGGGACAATACCTTAGTCTCACAAAAAGCCGCATCGGTCGAAAATGGCGGCCTCAAAGTCCATGAATTTGAACTCACCCAACACCAGAGCCAATTGGCAAGCAACACTGGTGAAACGCAAGTCATTGAAAACAAAATCCTAGTACGCCTCGAGACCGATGTGGTTTGGCAGCCGTTTCGATTCGATTACCGCCTGCTGGTCGATGAGGAAGTGATTGCCCAAGGCACTCGCACCGAGAAAGATATCGAGCGTCAAACCCCAGAAGTCCCCGTGACTAATCCACAAAAAATCAGTTTTGTCGGCTTAGCCTCCCTCGGCTTTAAGCTGCTCAAGAGTGCCAAAGTGATTAAAGTGGTGCTCGCAGGCGCGAGTGTAGCAGCCTATTCTTGGCTGTTTTCCTTCCAATTTGCCTTGGCGCTTATCGCCTGTTTGGTCTTCCACGAATACGGCCATATCCGCGCGATGAAATATTTTGGCATGAAAACCAAAGGGATATATCTCATCCCCTTTATGGGCGGACTCGCGCTGAGTGATGAAAAGATTAACACCCGCTGGCAGGATGTGGTCATCTCGATTATGGGGCCGACCTTTGGCCTGTTGATGTCGATAGGCTCGCTTATCGCTTACCACATGACGGACAATGTCTTCTTTGCGGGGCTTGCGGCCTTTAACGCGCTACTTAACCTGTTTAATTTATTGCCGATTTTACCCCTCGATGGCGGCCATATTTTAAAGAGCATTAGCTTCTCGATGAACAGCATCATGGGCTTAATCGCCTGTGTGATTGGCGCCGCCTTTGGGGTGTATATCAGCTATACCTTGGGCCTTGCCTTGCTCGGTTTCCTATTGCTTATCGGTAGCTTAGAGATAGTGTTCGAGTGGCGTACTCGCCATCAAAGCCACCTATTACCGCTGGACAGATATGGGCAGATTTTCTCGACCATTTGGTATCTGGTCACAGTTGCAGCCCTAGTTGGTATCATTTGGCACTTAGCGGGCACGGGCGATGATATGTTAAGCCTGCCACTGCATATTCTGCGCAGCTAA